A part of Candidatus Electrothrix aestuarii genomic DNA contains:
- a CDS encoding M48 family metalloprotease: MIKTSSQSNITLSFLKTYVIPALLLFVIPSCSLWFFNHVQSSYDQQGLVSIERSIQQDSSMSKQEKADALEFFRSMPISQMLASSDPKFDRLRGGMSSDLQFNYKIFRWMILLSLISVISGIAVFLIAGLSVLCSLRSQTVQYYSLSVSWRLLRIFATVQVLIQGCLAVALSFWMTAFWAEVYYIKLIIIAAVLAMTAAFAVIAAIFKKIDDRFEVEGVVIEQGTNSQLWKDLEQICSKVGTTAPDQIVAGIDNNFFVTEHPITVNEKLYKGRTLFVSLSLLRVLHGSEADAVMAHEMAHFSGNDTLYSKKISPLLNRYEIYLTALHEGGGISKPVFYFMLCFRSLFEISLRKLGRQRELRADRIAAETISPHALAQSLLKISAYSDYRMQVEELLFSADQKLTTVDIPNRVQDGFPDFATAFVQDSQYLEGKTVHPFDSHPPMEQRLDKLGIQFTQDDVLSLLQEQADRRWYQHLDRAEEIEAQQWAAFEEQFKQIHEHVLAYRYLPETEEEQQIVLKYFPGVAFEKKKNGTLAIDYEKITYSDWKTPLRFDEIKDCTGKKSTLGHPQLRFDCTRKELGKRILRLDIFQAGQDAVVNALNEYYSRHLAMIEYRTKNVSDGKAD; encoded by the coding sequence ATGATAAAGACATCCTCTCAATCAAACATAACACTTTCTTTTCTTAAAACGTACGTTATTCCAGCACTGTTGCTTTTTGTCATCCCATCATGTTCGCTGTGGTTTTTTAATCATGTGCAGAGCTCGTATGACCAGCAGGGACTGGTCAGTATTGAGCGGAGTATTCAACAAGACAGCTCCATGAGTAAACAAGAGAAGGCTGATGCACTGGAGTTTTTCCGCAGCATGCCTATCTCTCAGATGCTGGCCTCCAGCGACCCGAAATTCGATCGATTACGTGGGGGGATGTCTTCTGATCTACAATTCAACTACAAGATATTTCGTTGGATGATCCTGCTTTCACTCATTAGCGTTATCTCTGGAATAGCTGTTTTTCTTATTGCAGGCTTGAGTGTGCTTTGTTCGCTTCGCTCGCAGACAGTTCAGTATTATAGCCTCTCAGTGAGCTGGCGCCTTCTGCGGATTTTTGCGACGGTGCAGGTGCTTATTCAAGGTTGTCTCGCTGTAGCCCTCTCCTTTTGGATGACCGCCTTCTGGGCTGAAGTATACTATATTAAGCTGATCATCATAGCCGCAGTTCTGGCTATGACGGCAGCCTTTGCGGTAATTGCCGCAATCTTCAAGAAAATCGATGATAGATTCGAAGTGGAAGGTGTAGTTATAGAACAAGGAACAAACTCTCAGCTATGGAAGGATTTAGAGCAAATTTGCTCGAAAGTCGGCACGACTGCTCCCGACCAAATTGTGGCGGGAATTGATAATAATTTCTTTGTCACTGAGCATCCGATTACTGTCAATGAAAAGCTGTACAAAGGGCGGACGCTCTTTGTCAGCCTGTCTCTGCTACGGGTGCTGCACGGCAGTGAAGCTGATGCGGTTATGGCTCATGAAATGGCGCATTTCAGTGGCAATGACACCTTATATTCAAAAAAAATATCTCCCCTGCTGAACAGATACGAAATATATCTGACAGCACTTCACGAGGGCGGAGGCATCTCCAAACCGGTTTTTTATTTCATGCTCTGTTTCCGAAGTTTATTTGAGATATCGCTGCGTAAACTTGGTCGACAGCGCGAACTGCGGGCTGATCGTATTGCTGCGGAAACAATATCTCCTCATGCCCTTGCCCAGTCGCTTTTGAAGATCTCTGCATACAGCGACTATCGAATGCAAGTGGAGGAGTTGTTGTTCAGCGCTGATCAAAAACTTACGACTGTGGATATTCCAAACCGCGTTCAAGACGGATTTCCAGACTTTGCCACCGCATTTGTGCAGGATAGTCAATATCTAGAAGGCAAGACAGTCCATCCCTTTGATTCGCATCCGCCTATGGAACAACGGTTGGATAAACTTGGTATACAATTCACACAAGATGACGTTTTATCCCTTTTGCAGGAGCAGGCCGACCGCCGTTGGTATCAGCATCTTGATCGTGCTGAGGAGATTGAAGCACAGCAATGGGCAGCGTTCGAGGAACAATTCAAACAAATTCATGAGCATGTCCTTGCCTATCGCTATCTTCCAGAGACAGAGGAAGAACAGCAGATTGTCCTCAAATATTTCCCTGGCGTGGCCTTTGAAAAGAAAAAAAACGGCACATTGGCGATTGATTACGAAAAAATTACCTACAGTGACTGGAAGACACCGCTTCGTTTTGATGAGATCAAGGACTGCACAGGTAAGAAGAGTACACTTGGACACCCTCAGCTCCGCTTTGATTGCACCCGCAAAGAACTGGGCAAACGCATTCTGCGCCTTGATATCTTTCAAGCCGGGCAAGATGCGGTGGTCAATGCTTTGAACGAGTATTACTCCCGTCATCTCGCGATGATTGAATACCGTACCAAGAATGTCTCCGACGGAAAAGCAGATTAA
- a CDS encoding DUF6290 family protein: protein MSTLSLRLPNSIHRHIKQIAASEGVSINQFISSAVAEKISAITTEDYLKQRAKKADRAAFRSILNKVPERAPLPGDEM, encoded by the coding sequence ATGAGTACACTCAGCTTACGACTTCCCAACTCTATTCACCGTCACATCAAACAAATAGCTGCCAGTGAAGGGGTCTCAATCAACCAGTTCATTTCATCAGCTGTGGCTGAAAAAATTTCCGCCATCACAACTGAAGATTACCTGAAGCAACGGGCGAAAAAGGCGGACAGAGCCGCATTCAGAAGTATTCTGAATAAGGTTCCTGAACGGGCACCGTTGCCGGGAGATGAAATGTAA
- a CDS encoding putative toxin-antitoxin system toxin component, PIN family gives MDTNVLFAGLYSSSGASHQILRRIDTGKITPVISTTLLFEYEDVLKRKQKDLDLPDNAIDIILDNLCALSEFQKIYFLWRPYLKDPKDDHVLEVAVASKARVIVTHNIKDFKGADRFGVTVLRPGRLLEEMQ, from the coding sequence ATGGACACAAATGTACTTTTTGCGGGCTTGTACTCCTCGTCTGGAGCATCGCATCAAATTTTGCGACGCATTGATACCGGAAAAATAACACCGGTTATATCAACAACCTTACTTTTTGAATACGAGGATGTTCTGAAAAGGAAACAAAAGGATTTGGACCTACCTGATAATGCGATTGACATAATTCTCGATAATCTATGCGCTCTCAGCGAATTTCAGAAAATTTACTTTTTATGGAGGCCATACCTGAAAGATCCGAAAGATGATCATGTCCTTGAGGTAGCTGTCGCGTCAAAAGCACGGGTAATCGTTACCCATAATATAAAGGATTTTAAAGGGGCAGACAGGTTCGGCGTAACGGTCCTGCGTCCCGGAAGACTCTTGGAGGAAATGCAATGA
- a CDS encoding potassium transporter TrkG gives MRSFFAPISLPVFFFLGAILVGAALLHTSWSCQGEVISWLDALFTATSAVCVTGLVVVDTGQEFTRTGQAVILMLIQMGGLGIMTFTSLTFFLWKKRVSLTDRIAVGQSLLHDSGFHLGRFLVQIVTVTLMIELIGALFLFLADPEGFSPFSALFHAISAFCNAGFSLYSDSLVGYQSNWLVNLTIILLIILGGLGFAVIVEGKDLLAGWRKPQEQVQKSWHFSVVMQTTIFLIIAGWIYIYCAEFLGSKGEISFHEAILTSLFQSVTCRTAGFNSLDLSVMTNASLVFMIFLMFVGGAPGSCAGGTKVTTFRILVAFTRAQISGREQAVIGRYAVDRESVNKSLTLLFFSLALIFLCVIALDFTEGGNVPHNQARGQFLEILFETVSAFGTAGLSTGFTSKLSPPGRVIIMFLMFVGRLGPLVLLSSIQSMRTKILFSKPEVKLSVG, from the coding sequence ATGAGGAGCTTTTTCGCTCCGATATCCCTCCCGGTTTTTTTCTTCCTGGGAGCAATCCTTGTCGGTGCAGCCCTCCTGCACACCTCCTGGAGTTGCCAGGGAGAAGTCATCTCCTGGCTGGATGCCCTGTTTACGGCCACCTCTGCGGTCTGTGTAACCGGGCTGGTTGTGGTTGATACGGGCCAGGAATTCACCCGTACTGGCCAGGCCGTGATTCTCATGCTTATCCAGATGGGGGGACTGGGCATTATGACCTTTACCAGCCTGACCTTTTTCCTCTGGAAAAAACGAGTTTCCCTCACGGACCGCATTGCCGTTGGGCAAAGCCTGCTCCATGACTCCGGCTTTCATCTGGGCCGCTTTCTGGTCCAGATTGTCACCGTCACCCTGATGATTGAGCTGATCGGCGCCCTGTTCCTCTTTCTTGCCGATCCCGAAGGGTTCTCGCCCTTCTCTGCCCTGTTTCACGCCATTTCCGCCTTCTGCAATGCAGGTTTTTCCCTGTACTCCGACAGTCTGGTCGGCTATCAAAGTAATTGGCTGGTCAACCTGACCATTATCCTCCTGATTATACTCGGGGGGCTGGGCTTTGCTGTGATTGTTGAAGGCAAGGATCTGCTGGCTGGCTGGCGAAAACCCCAGGAGCAAGTGCAGAAGAGCTGGCATTTCAGCGTGGTTATGCAGACCACGATTTTTCTCATTATTGCAGGCTGGATCTATATTTATTGTGCGGAATTTCTCGGAAGCAAAGGCGAGATTAGCTTCCATGAGGCAATCCTCACCTCCCTGTTTCAGTCGGTGACCTGCCGCACAGCAGGCTTTAACTCCCTGGACCTGTCTGTCATGACAAATGCCTCACTGGTCTTTATGATTTTCCTGATGTTTGTCGGCGGCGCACCAGGCTCCTGCGCAGGGGGAACTAAGGTCACCACCTTCCGCATTCTGGTCGCCTTTACCCGCGCCCAAATATCAGGCCGGGAACAGGCAGTGATCGGCAGATATGCGGTGGATCGGGAATCGGTGAATAAATCCCTGACCCTGCTTTTCTTTTCCCTGGCCCTTATCTTTCTCTGCGTGATTGCCCTCGATTTTACCGAAGGCGGCAATGTCCCCCACAACCAGGCACGCGGCCAATTCCTGGAAATTCTTTTTGAAACGGTTTCAGCCTTCGGCACAGCAGGACTCAGCACCGGTTTCACGTCCAAACTTTCCCCACCAGGGAGGGTCATCATCATGTTTCTCATGTTTGTTGGTCGACTCGGCCCCCTAGTCCTACTCAGTTCTATTCAATCCATGCGCACCAAAATCCTTTTTTCCAAGCCTGAAGTAAAACTTTCTGTGGGCTGA